The genomic stretch CGGATCCTCAAGGCGATGCGCCGCACCTACAACCGCGAGCGCTACATGGACCGCGTGGCGATGATCCGCGAGCACGTGCCGGACTGCGCGATCACCACCGACATCATCGTCGGCTTCCCCGGCGAGACCGACGAGGACTTCGAGCAGACGATGGAGGTGGTGGAGGAGGTGCGCTACGACGGCGCCTTCACCTTCATCTACTCGCCGCGGCGCGGCACCGAGGCGGCCACGCTCGAGGAGCAGGTGCCGCACGAGGTGAAGCGCGAGCGCATGGAGCGGCTCGTGGACGCGGTGCAGCGGATCCAGCGCGAGCGCGCACAGAGGTTCGTGGGCCGCACGATGGAGGTGCTGGTGGAGGGCCCGTCGCGCACGGACGCTTCCAAGCTGCGAGGGCGCACGCGCCACAACAAGACGGTGAACTTCACTGGCCTGGCCCATGCCGGCGAGATGGCGCAGGTGGAGATCACGGGCGCCACCAGCACCACGCTCGCGGGCGAGGAGCTGCTGCTCTCGCGCGCGCTGGCTTGACCCGCGTAATCGCGATCTTCGGTCCCACAGGGATCGGCAAGACGGCCGTGACGATCGCGCTCGCGGATCTCCTCCGCGGCCGGGGTGAAGACCCGGTGGCGATCTCAGCCGACGCCCTACAGGTGTACAGGGGGCTCGAGATCCTGAGTGGAGCCGCGAGCGAAGAGGAGCAGGCAAAGCTCGAGCACCGCCTGATCGGCTTCGTGTCCGCGACGGAAGCCTTCTCCGTCGGCGAGTTCATGCCGCTCGCGCACGCGGAGATCGATGCGGGGCTGGCGGAGGGCCGGCGCCCGATCGTGGTCGGCGGAACCGGCCTCTATTTGCGAGCAGCGCTCACACAGCTCGACCTCTACCCGCCGCCGCCCGTTTCGGTCCGGGCGCGCTGGACCGAGGAGGTGGAACGCCGCGGCCCGGAGGAGCTTCACCGTGAGCTGCTCGAGAGGGCGCCGTGGGCGGTGGAGGACATCGAGCCGACGGACCGGAGCCGGATCATCCGCACGCTCGAGCTGCTCGAGATGGGGGAACTGGAGCCGCGCGAGGGCGAGTCGCAGCTCTGGACCGAGCACACGCGGCATCCCACGCTGCTCGCGGGCCTGACCATGGACAGGGAGGAGCTCTATCGGCGCATCGACGAGCGCGTGGACGCGATGGTGGCGGCAGGGGCGAAGGAGGAGGTGCAGCGCGCCGAGGCGGCGGGCGCCTCGCGCACGGCCCGCAAAGCCCTCGGCTACGAGGAGCTGCTGGGCGGTGACGTGGACGCGATGAAGCGCCGCACCCGCCAGTACGCCAAGCGCCAGCTCACCTGGATGCGGAAGCTCGCGGGCGTCCGCTCCATCGACGTGACCGGCCGCGACGCCGGGGACGTCGCGGCGGAGATTGCCACAGCGCTCTAGTGCGCGGACTCCGCC from Thermoleophilaceae bacterium encodes the following:
- the miaA gene encoding tRNA (adenosine(37)-N6)-dimethylallyltransferase MiaA — encoded protein: MTRVIAIFGPTGIGKTAVTIALADLLRGRGEDPVAISADALQVYRGLEILSGAASEEEQAKLEHRLIGFVSATEAFSVGEFMPLAHAEIDAGLAEGRRPIVVGGTGLYLRAALTQLDLYPPPPVSVRARWTEEVERRGPEELHRELLERAPWAVEDIEPTDRSRIIRTLELLEMGELEPREGESQLWTEHTRHPTLLAGLTMDREELYRRIDERVDAMVAAGAKEEVQRAEAAGASRTARKALGYEELLGGDVDAMKRRTRQYAKRQLTWMRKLAGVRSIDVTGRDAGDVAAEIATAL